The genomic stretch CTGGGCTTCTGGATTTCGGGTATGAGTTGTCTTTGATTTTcaacaaagttttaaaaatatgcaaCATTAGACTAATTGCGCGATGTTATGAGCACTCAAGATTCCTAGGACCTCAGTAGGGCAATGAATACTGATTTTTTAAAGGTAATCTGCCTGCTCCATAGATATCATTCCTCACTTGCTGTAGGAACCAGTGCACTTCTGACTCAGAATTGGGGGACTAGATGTGACCATTTCCAGGGCTTTATATTCTGGACCTTGCTCATTatcaaaaagttcttgaacatactcttcccaACGAGAATTGACGTGCTCGGTCTCGTGGAAAATGTGGCTGTCTGTTGCTCTGATACAGTCTTAGGAGCAACAGGATCGCTGACCAGTGATCTTTAGAACACCTTTGGTATTACAATTGAGATTCTCTACTTCATTCCATTTTTCCTGCAGCCACTTTCCCTTGCCTTTCTTACATTCCTCTTCATAAAGATTGCTGCCAATCTTTGAGCTCTGGGTGGAACCAGCTTGACGAGGGCTTCTCCTTTTCTATTGTGGGGATTGCCTTAGCAGCTGTTGCTCGAATGTTCTCAATGGAGGCATCAAAACGATGGCCATTGTCATTATAGATTCCAAAAAAAATCTTGGTTGGGAAGCAATGCAGTTCAAATTTCGGGCAATATTCGCTTTCTTCTTTTTGATTGCGTTCCGGTATCTTGAACTGATCACAACAGTCTGTTTGCTCTTGGCTCTATCTCCAGGACTAATCCAAGTATATCGTCGCCTGGGGTATACATTAAACCAGGTGTTTGTGATGACCAGATCTTTCTTTCTACACGAATCTATAAGTCTATCTCCACATTCAGTCCGTTCCCCCAAACCGAGCGGTTCAACATGATGACAATAATTCATCAAGAGAGCTATAAaagcttttaaattttgttggtcTTCAGCATCCGCAGTGGGAGCATATGCTGCTAGGATGTTTACCTTTACAGGACTTGCTTTGATCTTGACTAGAAGCATGTGGTCGTTTTAGGGCCAGAACAGCATAAcggattttgaaaagtttttgtaTAGGACCAGAGCAATTCCATTTTTGTTCTTAACCTCTCGAAAATAGGAATTTTTTCTTGTCCTTCATAAAGTCGCCATCACTGGGTCATCTGACTTCGCACAAACTTAACTGTATATTCATCCTGCCCATCTCATGGGGAATATTGTCCAGTTTTCCAGTTTAGTATAAATTTCGAAAGTTGCATGTTCCGATCTCTGATAGTTCTGATCTAAACCTTTTTAgccgatacacacacacgcatatatgatacatacatgcacacacacacacactcatacacatacatacacatacacacacacatacacatacatacatacatgtgcgtgtgtgtgtttgtgtgtgtgtatatatatatatatatatatatatatatatatatatatattatatatatatatatatattatatattttatatacatatatatatcacaataattaCAGTTAAATTTAAAGTaaccgtatatagataaatataattctcctatatacagaaggataaacactagcgaatgagaggtgtgactgctgaatggaagattaggtagtaatgcttgttcgcatatgcaaatattccgctactattggctgtagcaggtgacttaggcctaacatgccgtaaggtaaagagatcactgttcaccactggctgaaaaggacgtgctctcgacccttGTTTTAGCCGCTATTTCCTTGGAAAGAAACCAACTTTGAAGATTTATAAACTTAACAGACTTCATTttctcatctgataagttataaACAACATGAAAGTGCTGAACAGGGTGAATGGGTAGGGCATCATTCAtgaacaatgtattgtgtgccaagtgaataataaacaaaaacaagtgaagttattccccgcattatgtctatattatttctatcagtggctcgcagttcccttctcaataaacgagaataaactagaagaaagtaatattaccgaccttaaaataaatttaaagtaagtagtattgcaatcacactaataatatgcaaagtattacatataataatttcatgaaacaaacgtaattgctcatAAAACAAACACTTATctcgagtgataaaaaaaaatgttccgtaataatggattgcatatgaaataactaattcctcgaatataaatgaaatatgaattccataaataatactcagaatatagataatttattgagtaaagtgtgacaatatatatatatatatatatattatatatatatatatatatatatatatatatatatatatatattatatatatatatatatatatgtatatacacacacgtacacataccctCACACACCCACAAGTAGAACAACCAAGGGATGTacaggaaaatatatgaatatgccaaaggccttttcgcattaatTTCATCAGGGGATGTGGCCTGATGAAGCACTAAATGCGAAAGGTctttggcatattcgtgtgttctcCTGTACTTCCTttcttgttctacttgcaatttgttcgacatgaattacacacacacacacacacacacacaccacacacacacacacaccacacacacacacacacacacacacacacacaccccacacacacaaacatatatatatatatatatatatatatatatatatagatattatatatataatatatatattatatatgtgtgtatatatatatatatatatatatatatatataaaatatatatatatatatatatatatatatatatatataatgtgtgcgtgtggtgtatacatacatatatataaatatatattatatatatacatataatatatattatatatatatataatatatatatataaatacatatacatacaatacatacacataccacacacacacacacacacacacacacacacacacacacaacacacaacacacacacacacacacacacaccccacacacacacacactcacacacacacacacacacacacacacacacaacacaacacaaacatatatatatatatatatatatatatatatatatatatatatatatgtatatgtatatatatatatatatatatatatatatatatatatatatatatatatattatgtcatatatatgaatatatttatatatatgtatgtatatatacataaaatataatatatatatatatatatatatatatatatatatatatatacatacgtacacacacacacacacaccccacacacacacacacacacacacacacacacacacaccacacacacacacacacacacacacacacatacacacacacacacacacacacacacaaatatatatatatatatatatatatatatatatatattatttttatttatattatatatatattatatataatatatatataatatatatatatatatatatatatatatatatgtgtgtgtgtgtgtgtgtgtgtgtgtgtgtgtgtgtgtgtgtgtgtgtgtgtgtttgtgtgtgtgtgtgtatttcacacccaaaatgtatatatatgtatatatatatatatatatatatatatatatatatatatatatataatatatacaatatatatattttaaacacagagagagagagagaccgttataaaactttacacagacacacacacgcacacacacacacacacacacacacacacacacacacacacacacacacaccaccacagacacacacacacacaaaacacacacacatacatacacacacacacacacacacacacacacacacaccatatatatatatatatataatatatatatatatatatatattttatatatatatatatatatatttatatatatatacatgtgtatgtatatctatatatatgtacacacacacacacacacacacacacaaactcacacaaacaaacacatgtggggtgtgtgtcatatatatagattttatatatacatgtatataaatatatatatacatatatatatacacatatatctatctctctctctctctttctctctctcccctctctctcctctctctcgctctctctctctctctctctctctctctctctcctctctctctatatatatatatatatatatatatatatatatatatatatatatatatatagatatatatatatatatacatatatatatatatatgcatatatatatatatatatatatatatatatatatatatacatatatatatatatatatatatatgtatatatatatattataatatatatatatatatatatatatatatatatatatatatatactgtacacgtatgtatttatatatgtatatatgtaatatatatacatacatatatattacatatataaaatatatatatatatatctatatatattatatatatatttatatatata from Penaeus monodon isolate SGIC_2016 unplaced genomic scaffold, NSTDA_Pmon_1 PmonScaffold_4030, whole genome shotgun sequence encodes the following:
- the LOC119570821 gene encoding craniofacial development protein 2-like; the protein is MLLVKIKASPVKVNILAAYAPTADAEDQQNLKAFIALLMNYCHHVEPLGLGERTECGDRLIDSCRKKDLVITNTWFNVYPRRRYTWISPGDRAKSKQTVVISSRYRNKRRSPRQAGSTQSSKIGSNLYEEEYCIRATDSHIFHETEHVNSRWEEYVQELFDNEQGPEYKALEMVTSSPPILSQKCTGSYSKQLIPEIQKPSFGFMRIRGTLSSS